A region from the Hippoglossus hippoglossus isolate fHipHip1 chromosome 16, fHipHip1.pri, whole genome shotgun sequence genome encodes:
- the sult2st3 gene encoding sulfotransferase family 2, cytosolic sulfotransferase 3 isoform X2: MSSYPEFIRYHDLLLPPEAHSMESLEYAQRFSVEDTDVFAVTYPKSGTVWMQEILPLVLNGGDLKPIQTIPNWDRVPWLEEKRLSIVVDQLTSPRALVTHFPYHLMPASFHTSKAKVIYVVRNPKDVLVSSYYFHQMAGFLEDPGTFDEFIEKFLDGRVMFGKWTDHVKSWRHTELGDRIMYISYEEMVQDLPASLRRLSGFLGTNLSEDTIQKVAEHCSFKTMKTNNMSNFSLVPKQYMDSDKSPFFRKGIAGDWKEHFSSEQLARFTSVICKEMEGESFSLPWSLD, from the exons ATGTCATCCTACCCGGAGTTTATTCGGTACCACGACCTGCTCCTGCCCCCCGAGGCGCACAGCATGGAGAGCCTGGAGTACGCGCAGCGCTTCTCCGTGGAGGACACTGATGTGTTTGCTGTGACTTACCCCAAATCAG GTACAGTCTGGATGCAGGAGATCCTGCCACTGGTGCTTAATGGGGGAGACCTGAAGCCAATCCAAACCATTCCGAACTGGGACAGGGTGCCTTggctggaggagaaaagatTGTCCATTGTTGTGGATCAATTGACATCTCCGCGAGCACTAGTCACTCATTTTCCTTATCACCTCATGCCTGCATCCTTTCACACCTCCAAAGCCAAG GTGATCTATGTTGTCAGGAACCCAAAGGATGTCCTGGTGTCTTCCTACTACTTCCACCAGATGGCAGGATTCCTCGAGGATCCAGGAACTTTTGATGAGTTCATAGAGAAATTCCTGGAtggcagag TGATGTTTGGAAAATGGACGGACCATGTGAAgagctggagacacacagagctggGAGACAGAATCATGTACATCTCATATGAAGAAATGGTTCAG GACCTGCCTGCGTCTCTCAGGCGTTTATCTGGTTTCCTGGGCACTAACCTGAGTGAAGACACCATTCAGAAGGTCGCAGAGCATTGCAGCTTCAAGACCATGAAGACCAACAACATGTCCAACTTCAGCCTGGTCCCAAAGCAATACATGGACTCTGACAAATCTCCATTCTTCAGGAAAG GTATTGCTGGAGACTGGAAAGAACATTTCAGCTCAGAGCAGCTGGCCCGGTTCACATCAGTCATTTGCAAAGAGATGGAGGGTGAGAGCTTCTCTCTGCCGTGGAGTCTGGACTGA
- the sult2st3 gene encoding sulfotransferase family 2, cytosolic sulfotransferase 3 isoform X1, translating to MSSEEMYLGYRGYILPTETHSAESLEFAQEFKFKDDDVVAVTYPKSGTVWMQEILPLVLNGGDLKPIQTIPNWDRVPWLEEKRLSIVVDQLTSPRALVTHFPYHLMPASFHTSKAKVIYVVRNPKDVLVSSYYFHQMAGFLEDPGTFDEFIEKFLDGRVMFGKWTDHVKSWRHTELGDRIMYISYEEMVQDLPASLRRLSGFLGTNLSEDTIQKVAEHCSFKTMKTNNMSNFSLVPKQYMDSDKSPFFRKGIAGDWKEHFSSEQLARFTSVICKEMEGESFSLPWSLD from the exons ATGTCCTCTGAAGAGATGTACTTGGGCTATCGTGGATACATACTTCCCACGGAGACTCATAGCGCAGAGAGCTTGGAGTTCGCGCAGGAATTCAAGTTTAAAGACGATGACGTCGTGGCTGTCACGTACCCGAAGtcag GTACAGTCTGGATGCAGGAGATCCTGCCACTGGTGCTTAATGGGGGAGACCTGAAGCCAATCCAAACCATTCCGAACTGGGACAGGGTGCCTTggctggaggagaaaagatTGTCCATTGTTGTGGATCAATTGACATCTCCGCGAGCACTAGTCACTCATTTTCCTTATCACCTCATGCCTGCATCCTTTCACACCTCCAAAGCCAAG GTGATCTATGTTGTCAGGAACCCAAAGGATGTCCTGGTGTCTTCCTACTACTTCCACCAGATGGCAGGATTCCTCGAGGATCCAGGAACTTTTGATGAGTTCATAGAGAAATTCCTGGAtggcagag TGATGTTTGGAAAATGGACGGACCATGTGAAgagctggagacacacagagctggGAGACAGAATCATGTACATCTCATATGAAGAAATGGTTCAG GACCTGCCTGCGTCTCTCAGGCGTTTATCTGGTTTCCTGGGCACTAACCTGAGTGAAGACACCATTCAGAAGGTCGCAGAGCATTGCAGCTTCAAGACCATGAAGACCAACAACATGTCCAACTTCAGCCTGGTCCCAAAGCAATACATGGACTCTGACAAATCTCCATTCTTCAGGAAAG GTATTGCTGGAGACTGGAAAGAACATTTCAGCTCAGAGCAGCTGGCCCGGTTCACATCAGTCATTTGCAAAGAGATGGAGGGTGAGAGCTTCTCTCTGCCGTGGAGTCTGGACTGA
- the tmem147 gene encoding transmembrane protein 147, whose amino-acid sequence MTLFHFGNCFALAYFPYFITYKCSGLSEYNAFWRCVQAGATYLFVQLCKMLFLATFFPTWEGGAGVYDFVGEFMKSTVDLADLLGLHLVMSRNAGKGEYKIMVAAMGWATAELVMSRCLPLWVGARGIEFDWKYIQMSFDSNISLVHYIAMAAVVWMFTRYDLPKSFRLPVTVLLALCVYKSFLMELFVHVFLLGSWTVLLVKAVLTGAISLCSLFLFVTLVHSN is encoded by the exons CATACAAGTGCAGCGGCCT TTCAGAGTACAATGCCTTCTGGAGATGTGTCCAGGCGGGTGCAACCTATCTGTTTGTCCAGCTCTGTAAG ATGCTGTTCTTAGCTACATTTTTCCCCACATGggaaggaggagctggagtgTATGACTTTGTAGGG GAATTTATGAAGTCAACAGTGGACCTGGCAGATCTGTTGGGCCTCCATCTTGTCATGTCACGCAATGCCGGTAAAGGGGAGTACAAGATCATGGTGGCTGCCATGGGCTGGGCAACCGCAGAACTCGTCATGTCCAG GTGTCTTCCTTTGTGGGTCGGAGCCAGAGGGATCGAGTTTGACTGGAAATACATCCAGATGAGCTTTGACTCCAACATCAGTTTG GTCCATTATATTGCCATGGCAGCAGTGGTGTGGATGTTTACGCGATACGACCTTCCTAAGAGCTTCAGGCTTCCTGTCACTGTGCTGCTGGCTCTTTGTGTCTACAAGTCCTTCTTAATGGA gTTGTTTGTCCATGTCTTCCTCCTCGGCAGTTGGACAGTGCTGCTGGTCAAGGCCGTGCTGACTGGTGCCATCTCTCTCTGCTCGCTGTTTCTTTTCGTCACTCTGGTCCACAGCAACTAA